DNA from Salvelinus namaycush isolate Seneca chromosome 6, SaNama_1.0, whole genome shotgun sequence:
CATGTCAAAATGCCTAGAATTGCAgcaaattagctttaaaactacaGCATTTTCTTTCCACTGCCAAGATGATATTTTTGATTAATTCTTTGGTCTGTGTATGTTTCTTTAACACTCAACCCTTATGGTGGGTCGCGACTCAAAAGGCACCTCAATTGGTGGGTCACGAaccaaaaaagtttgggaacccctgttacataccaccccccccccagcCCTGACTATACATCACCTACCAGACGCCCCTCCCCCTTCAGCGAAACTCTGACGCCGTTATGAAACCTGAGACTCAATTAATCAGTTGATCAATTAATGAGGCTCAGTTTTTAGAGGGACGTCTGGGTTCCCAGCTGGATATGTCGCAACACGTGTGGAATGCTCAGGGGGCGCACACCGGACCCCTGGAATGCGGTGCGGCGGGACAGGGGCCGCAGTCGGACCGCTCATCACCTCAGCCGCCGGGCCGTGGCGTTTCCAATAATGACACCCGAAACATACGCCTGATACGCCTCATCTGCCCGATTTCACAAAGCTAGGTTGGGACGGACCACTTTTTGGGCACGGAGGAATCATAACTCATTTTGGGGGGTCAGTTGAGTAATATAGGTTGTTTTAGTTGCCGACTCTCATTGTAACCCCCCTAGACCCACTTATAGTGCTGTGGTCCTAAGGGAAGCCTCAAGTTTCCGGCTGTGGTCTAATTGAGTGGGATGACTAGCCCTGGGAGGCTCTcaactcttctcctctcctctctcctctcctatggGGTTGGTTTATACAGGCCTGCTGACTGTGCTGTCAGTGTCAAACGCTTGTTAGGACATCATCAATCTAGACGCAGTTAGAGATATTCCCAGAACAGAACGAAGGGGGcaggtgatggagagagagagagagagaaggagagggaacagaaagggtagagaaagagggaagggggagagggaataagagagaggagaaagatactctaaagaaagcgagagaatgagagaaaggggaggatagaaggagagagagaagcactgcACAGTAGacagtgaaagaaagaaagagggccTGGAGAAGAGATGGGTCCCAACAATGTGCGTCTTTGTAAGTTGTTTGGTGTGAAGCGAAGTGTTGGGTGGGATCCTTGCTCGCTTTCCCTCAACTCATCCATGTGAGCTCATAAAACTGCAAAGTTTGTTGTCGTAGATCATGTTGTCAGGAAAAGTAGACGCATTGTTCGCACATGTCTGCAGGCGTAAATGAAGTAACCTTCTCTGGTATCAGTATCAATTCTTGACAGACGAATACATTTAGCACATCACCAGCCGTCTTACGAGGGGGAAAAAATCCGTTCACACCGTGGACGTACATAAGTGTGTTTGTCTTCTCCCAGGAAGTGGCTGCGTTCTCTTCTATaaatctttccctccatcttccactcctgtctttctttctcacatcctctctctctccttccatttcTCTCCACACATTGGGGTCTCCAAAACTCGGGTTGTTGCCCATGTGCGTTGAGTAGAGCGGAGTGGAGCAGAGCGGCGGTAGAAGAATTTGAAAGGAGGACCATAAAGATGATGGATGCTGCCCAGCTTGTGTTTTCAGACCCAGCTGTTTTTTGTCATCATGGACAGACCCGCTAGTTTTCTACATTCATCCACTCTTTATAAGCTTTCATCCATACAGTCATCTAAAACTCGCTGGTACAAGTCACAGAAAGAATCCTGGTTAAGGGAGAAGATAGATTTGGCTGGATTATATGAGAGTTAAATGTTCAAGGTGGTGGTGCGAACTGGTGTTTTCAATAAAGGCACAGGTGGTCTCTCTACCTCAGAAGGCCCCTCCCTTTGGCTCCAACCACAAGTCATATAAATCCATCAGTATCTTTTACTTTTATGATTTCACTGTCGCTTTATCCCCTAAAATCTTTTACTTTATAATTTTCTCCCACAGGCTCGATGACATGATGTTCCTGACcgtctcccctcccccctccttctccctctcttttctcctacTAGTCCTCActtttctccctccttccctcctttcccGTTCACTCTCCCACTCCCCTCTGAGCTGGACTTCTCCCCATGACCCCTGCTACCACCTGGATGGGCGTCCGCGACACTGCCTGTCGGAATTCATCAATGCCGCCTACGGTGTCCCAGTCAGTGCCGCCAACTCCCTCCGAGGACCTCCTGACCAAAATGCTGTTAACGTCAGCTCCGTCACGGACCTCCACAACCCCTACAACCTGACCTGCTGGACAGCCCAGGTGGGAGGCTCCGACGGCGGGGATTGGGTTCTCACCCTCCCCCTGGGCCGGCGCTTTGAGGTCACTTACATCAGCCTGCAGTTCTGCCAGCAGGGGGAGCCGTCGGATCCGGTCTCCGTCTCTTTGCTCAAGTCCATGGACCACGGGCGCACCTGGAGGCCCATGCAGCATTACTCCAGCGACTGCCCCGGGAGGTTTGGGCTCCAGGCCCAGACGGTGGCCAAGACCAGGCACCAGGAGACAGAGCCTCTGTGCTCGGATCCCCGGCCCCTGCAGAGGCACCGGGGGGGCATGGTGCTGGCATTCTCCACCCTGGATGGAAGGCCCTCCTCTCCAGACTTTGACTACAGCCCCACCCTGCAGGACTGGGTGACGGCCACGGACATACGGGTGGTCTTCCACCAGGTGACCCAGTCCCAGCAGACTAAGTTGGGAAGTTCGGAGGATAGGGGGGTGGGTGTGGCATTGGGAGCAGGTGCTGGGGTTCTGAGGTGGAGGGTGGGGTCGAAGAATAAAGCTGTGGTGGGTCAGGTGAATGGGGACAACAATGCTTGGGGGTTTGTGGAGAAGGAGATGAAAAAGACAGAAAAACgagggaggagcagaggagagaaaatGGACAAATCCTGGCGGAGGGGTCACAACAAAGGGTCGGGGGGtcaggtagaggatggacacaATGTGACCCGGAAGGATTTAGAACGAGACACTCAGGCAATGGACACCTCCAAGAGAGGGAACGGTAAAGGAAGAGGGCGTGGCCGCAAAAGGGAGGGGGGCCACCATTGGAGTCCGTGCCAGGAAGGCGGCGTCTGTGATTGGACAATCGAGGGGCAGGGGAAGGACAACAAGGGGCGGGaattgaggaggaggagaaacaaCAATCGGAATCTCCAGCTAGTTCCTCCCTCCCCATTGATCTCCGCCCCCCCTGTCCGGCCCCCCCTGGCCCTCTCGGACCTGCAGGTGGGGGGCAGGTGTAAGTGTAACGGGCATGCCTCACGGTGTCGTCATGACGACGCGGAccgggcggtgtgtgtgtgtgagcaccaCACAGCGGGGGCAGACTGCGACGTATGTGAGGACTTCTACTACGACAGGCCCTGGCAACGAGCCACGCCCAGTCAGCCACACCCGTGCGTCCGTGAGTCACACCCCcccattactgtgtgtgtgtttgtgcgtctgcatgtgtgcgtgcatgtctgtgtgtgtgagtgagtgcataTTGGATCATGAATGTAAACTTTACTAGCTTTCACTGAAattcattccctccctcccacctccccttcccctcctctctcctacccCCAGCATGTGAGTGTAACGGCCACTCCTCTAAGTGTCGGTTCAGCATGGAGGTGTTCCAGCAGTCGGGCCGGCGCAGCGGGGGGGTATGTCTGAAGTGTCGGCATCACACAGCGGGACGTCACTGCCAGTACTGCCAGAACGGACACACCCGGGACCACGGCAAGCTACCCAACCACCACAAGGCTTGCCAATGTCagtcagagagagggagcgagagagagagtgtatgtgtgtgtgtgtgtgtgcgcgcgagcATTAAAGTTGTGTCTGTATTAGGTCGTACTGACCAGCTGTGTATCTTATCCATGCagagatgtatgtgtgtgtccaagtGCGTGTGCATATGCGTCTGTTAGTATATCTGTTTCTCTTTGTGTATCTGCCAGTCTACATGTGTCTGTGTTCCTGCCTCCACAGTGTTTATGAGGTGGTTACATTGTGACAGAGGACAGTTATTCCTGTTAGGGTTACAAACATTCCCTTTGTGCTTGACTGGATCTAGTGTCCATGTTGTTACCACTGGCTGGAATCCACTCTGCCATTTGACCTTTGACTGGTCACATGTCCCAAGTGATTGTGACACTCTGGCATGCTCATTGGGCGGTTGACCTAAGTTCTAATATAACCATTGTTAATGGTGTGTGGTTAGGTCATGCACACGACACAtgcaggtgtgtgtctgtgtgagtgattgagtgtgtgtgttgtagcaATATTGGAGAACTTGAATGGGATATTTTAGCCTGGATGCTAGTCTGTTTCaggtcttgccaactccttatggaGTGATTCCTCACGAAACCAGGACAAGAAAGATTTTACAAAATGTAATCCATAGAATGGTCCTTTGGGGAAAGGCTTGTTGACgtatatttgacatttgtatctaaaagcaCAATTGAGACAGAATGATTCAAAATTGGCATATTTATGACATTTTGGCCAtacccaggcctcctttaagactacAGAATGTTTCATTCATAGATGCtacaaagcaacaacaaaaataataatataggCTTTACAGCTTGCTCTGTAATATAagtagtattttgatttcaatTTTAAAAAATGACATTCATTTAGGAATATTTAAAAATATGaacatgaatattgaaaatatacaATTTTAGATTTGACAAATTGCTCAATATATTATTGAACATAATATTATATACGggcatatcaaagttccagagtgggTGGGATCTCTGCTACTTTTAGAGGTACGATCCAATTTGTATGCATTACCAACAGAGTAAAtgtgaaaatggattcaaaatggtcaggaTATGCAATGATACAAGTAAAAaaagggctgtgattggttacatTGCCTACTATGCCAATTTCTCTGAATAAAATGGGCCATAACTTTAACACTAGCTGAGATCTCAGTCTGGAACTTTGATAAGCCCGTAGAGTATATTATGCTCAACAATACACCATCATATTAATACAATTAATTAAGCtacattcttaaaatcaatcccatatactatgttcttttAAAAAAGGCTTTAAATTCTCTAGGACAGCCAATTTTTTTAAAcagtcaaatgcttctcaaagatgccctctggtggtcaaactagcactaactagcattaatgcaacaatggctgacacttaaatgaCGTGCCATAGAAATCTTCGGCAGCCTGCAAACTCTTCTACAGTacgacgcaacttttaaaggaagaaccactgtagatTGAAAAACGTGTCAAgtcaaaacatttgttttttcaatattcatgtttatttttttcaatattgaaattaatactttttttcttgaaatcaaaatactactcatattacagaacAAGTGGTAAAGCTTCATATGAACCAATGTTTTgctttgtagcacctacagattaaacattatggagtcttaaaggaggcctagGTGAGGCCAAAATGCCATAaatatacaatacaatacaacttcaTTGTCCAttagttaaatcaaatcaaatcaaatgtatttatatagcccttcttaaatcagctgatatctcaaagtgctgtacagaaacccagccttaaaccctAAACAGCAAGGAATCGCTCTATGGTATTGTCATGCCAAGTCTGGCGTTACAAGGAGTTGAGAAGGGAgaagaaacagactggcacccaagCTATAGACATTTATAGGCTACAGTATAGCTAGGTAACTTATGTCAGTTACCTTAGTGCTATTTATGTGTCATAATATTATTTGATTTAATAATCAATGACAGATAAATCCACCATGTTTATTCGATCAATGTTCAGGTCAAGTCAGCCTTTTTCCAAATCTAGTGATTTAAACCTTGGTGACTTGCCTGTAAAGCTAATTATTTAAAGGTGTTTGGAGTAGCTGTAAGGGTTTGTTTAAACTACTTTACTGGAGGAAAAACAGACCTACTGAAGAACGGCTTCCTCTTTGTCTGTGCCCTTTGGATaaccccaactctctctctctctctctctctctctctctctctctctctctctctctctctctctctctctctctctctctctctctctctctctctccctctccctctccctctccccctctctctctctctctctccgtctctcaaaTTCAAAGCTTGATTAGCATGAAAGGAGCCAATGTTACCAATTATGCAATGCTGTCTAGTTTTTTTGGTTGTATTAGCATTaatctatttctttctctcctcccatccttcaatcctctctatctctctcagcgTGTCTGTGTCACCCTATGGGTGCTGTGGGCCGCTGGTGTAACCAGACATCAGGACAGTGTTTGTGTCGGGATGGGGTAACGGGTTTGAAGTGCAACCGCTGCGCCCTTGGCTACAAACAGGGGCGCTCCCCCCTCCGGCCCTGCATCCGTAAGTCAACTGTACCTACCTACTCTGTCTGGAAACTGGCCTCCATGTAGGGCCAGACGATAAGATTCTAATGGTGATTCAAGAAAGAATGTGATTATCCTGGAGCTTTGGAACCAAAATGGCACACATTTTACTGCATAGTTTTTGGTTTAAGCCCAACTACAGACTTTCATAGTCACTTGAGTCTCACTGCCTTGGGGTTTTGGTTTCCAATAGGAAATTAATCTCATTGTAACTCGTGTTGTGAAACTCAATGACCCTttatctgccccccccccccccccctctctctctctctctctctctctctctctctctctctctctctctcaacctaaTTAGTTTTTTACCTAATTTAAGCCTTTATCAAACCTGTACAAAAGGAGCCACCCTCGGCTATCAAATATCTATATTAATTTGTCCAAATCGCCCTGGCTCCTCCCTCCTCTGATTTCCAACAATGCTAGTTTTACTGTTTCCACAACAGTGCTAATGTAGGGAGCCCTTAAGGCCTCTATGAGCAGACCTTGTCTCtcactgatcttagatcagctcGACTGGGATTTTAAACACTTTATCCTCTACACTCCTGCAGTCGTGGCTTTGCTTTTTCGAACCGCGAGCGTTAATCCATGTGTGTTTCTGCGTCTAATCGCGGGAGTGCCGACAACCACACATGGATTGGCCCGGGCGGCGACACTTTCTAAGCCCTAATCAGGTGACATGGGTCTGGGTTTCGCACCTGTCGCGCATCCCTCAAAACGCTCCCCCCTCCAGACTCATAACTCTTCCGGTGAAAGGAGTGAGTGAAAGAAAACCTTGTTTGTTTTTACTACTGAACCCATCTTATGGCTATCTAtagcctctctctatctctctctctctctctctctctctctctctctctctctctctctctctctctctctctcttctctcttctctcttctctctcttcccctccccccctctctctctctctctctctctctctctcttcccctcccctctcttcccctcccctctctctctctctctctcttctctctctctccctctttctctctctctctttctctctctctctctcgctctctctctctctcttctctctcttcccctcccctctctctctctctcttctctctctctctctctctctccctctttctctctctctctctctttcactctctctctcttctctttcccctcGTCCACCAAAAGCCAGCCGCTCGCTGGCTAAAAACAAAGTTAGTGGTGATGAGTTGAGACCTCAGCCACAGGAAGCTAACTTGCCCTTAAAGCTAAATTCATCGTTGGAAAAGGAGCCAGGGCTGTATAATTAGTAGGTTGCTGATCTGGGTTTTGTGGTGGCCACACCAGTTGTCTGAACAGATAGGCTAGGACATGTAttgaggtcacacacacacacacacacacacacacacacacacacacacacacacacacacacacacacacacacacacacacacacacacacacacacacacacacacacatatgcacacacacacacacacacacacacacacacaca
Protein-coding regions in this window:
- the ntn5 gene encoding netrin-1, whose amino-acid sequence is MMFLTVSPPPSFSLSFLLLVLTFLPPSLLSRSLSHSPLSWTSPHDPCYHLDGRPRHCLSEFINAAYGVPVSAANSLRGPPDQNAVNVSSVTDLHNPYNLTCWTAQVGGSDGGDWVLTLPLGRRFEVTYISLQFCQQGEPSDPVSVSLLKSMDHGRTWRPMQHYSSDCPGRFGLQAQTVAKTRHQETEPLCSDPRPLQRHRGGMVLAFSTLDGRPSSPDFDYSPTLQDWVTATDIRVVFHQVTQGATIGVRARKAALALSDLQVGGRCKCNGHASRCRHDDADRAVCVCEHHTAGADCDVCEDFYYDRPWQRATPSQPHPCVPCECNGHSSKCRFSMEVFQQSGRRSGGVCLKCRHHTAGRHCQYCQNGHTRDHGKLPNHHKACQSCLCHPMGAVGRWCNQTSGQCLCRDGVTGLKCNRCALGYKQGRSPLRPCIRIQEVATPTTPVYQPQYSVDEECVSYCQPSLVKVRMNLETYCLKDFVLKLQVRGMERSGPWWQFSVWIQTVFRTGSSSRVRRGPQALWVPDRDLGCGCPALQVGRTFLLIGAEGGRRNWGPEERRLVADRSTLALQWREHWNPKLRGFRGQDKRGRCPPKLPGGGDPYGGHSKHHYSEYTPPHLVTEKETEVKVHPHKHSHSHTPSDSVKDMEEEAENSVALDTNNTHTQSSSHHRPGPSQSQEQQQEQTPSTSTPSLVCSTQTPV